From a single Bradyrhizobium sediminis genomic region:
- the hspB gene encoding small heat shock protein HspB, translating into MRTYDFTPLWRSTIGFDRFFDLVDAAQHAGSDDNYPPCNVERLGEDRYQISLALAGFAPDEITVTAEQNVLTVEGRKAEKTQREFLYQGISSRPFKRQFNLADYVQVRGATFDNGLLQIELTREIPEAMKPRRIAINGSPASGLREIETKVA; encoded by the coding sequence ATGAGAACCTACGACTTCACTCCGCTCTGGCGGTCGACGATCGGCTTTGACCGCTTTTTCGATCTCGTCGATGCAGCGCAGCATGCCGGCAGCGACGACAACTACCCGCCCTGTAACGTCGAGCGGCTCGGCGAGGACCGCTATCAGATATCGCTGGCGCTCGCCGGCTTCGCGCCCGATGAGATCACCGTCACCGCCGAGCAGAACGTGCTGACGGTCGAAGGCCGCAAGGCCGAGAAGACGCAGCGCGAATTCCTCTACCAAGGCATCTCTTCGCGGCCGTTCAAGCGTCAGTTCAACTTGGCCGACTATGTCCAGGTCAGGGGCGCGACGTTCGACAACGGCTTGCTGCAGATCGAACTGACCCGCGAAATCCCGGAAGCGATGAAGCCGCGCCGGATCGCGATCAATGGTTCGCCTGCCTCCGGCCTCCGCGAGATCGAGACCAAGGTAGCCTGA